One genomic region from Serinus canaria isolate serCan28SL12 chromosome 7, serCan2020, whole genome shotgun sequence encodes:
- the GALNT5 gene encoding polypeptide N-acetylgalactosaminyltransferase 5, producing MILAGPAAPRRGPHSAGNATGRRGKHKELADKSSDGAHAATATAGATAGGGRSRTLGTTPGGAPGAAGTGRDGQEQREAAPGAAGTGRDGQEQREAAPGTTGTGRDGQEQRGATPGTTGTGRDGQEQRGAAPGAAGTGRDGQEQRGATPGTAGTGQDGQEQRGAAPGAAGTGQDGQEQRGAAPGAAGTGQDGQEQRGAAPGTTGTGQDGQEHTGSSPGMHRVLSMDATLAPRDPRAPGQFGHPVAVPDDKQEEAKSRWKEGNFNVYLSDLIPVDRALADTRPAGCSEQQVHADLPSTSVIMCFVDEVWSALLRSVHSVLGRSPPRLLHEIILVDDCSTKEYLKEQLDAYMARFPKVKVLHLQERHGLIRARLAGAKVATGAVLTFLDSHVECNVGWLEPLLERVRLRRTKVACPVIEVISDKDMSYMTVDNFQRGIFTWPMNFGWRQIPQEVIEKNKIKETDIIRCPVMAGGLFSIDKKYFSELGMYDPGLDVWGGENMEISFKVWMCGGEIEIVPCSRVGHIFRNDNPYSFPKDRVRTVERNLARVAEVWLDEYKELFYGHAYHLLHSVDVGDLSPQIRLRERLRCKTFRWYLQNVYPDLEAPLVKASGLLVNVALAGCIAVDGSTLAFEECDATNTNQMFNYTWLRLIQHGELCLAPAGVLGAVGLRQCQGRSRSLAWLHGSLATVQPGLSAHLVSQHQRLPQPACLEVDPSFRALRVRGCDARNPHQKWQFSRYHAD from the exons ATGATTCTCgccggccccgcagccccgcgccGTGGGCCCCACTCTGCGGGCAATGCCACAGGGAGACGTGGAAAGCACAAAGAACTTGCTGACAAGAGCAGTGACGGTGCCCACGCTGCGACTGCCACTGCTGGGGCCACCGCTGGGGGTGGCCGGAGCCGGACGCTGGGTACGACCCCaggaggagctcctggagcagctggcactggccgggatgggcaggagcagagggaagcagctcctggagcagctggcactggccgggatgggcaggagcagagggaagcagctcctggaacaaCTGGCACTGGCCgggatgggcaggagcagaggggagcaaCTCCTGGAACAACTGGCACTGGCCgggatgggcaggagcagaggggagcagctcctggagcggCTGGCACTGGCCgggatgggcaggagcagaggggagcaaCTCCTGGAACAGCTGGCACTGGCCAggatgggcaggagcagaggggagcagctcctggagcagctggcactggccaggatgggcaggagcagaggggagcagctcctggagcggCTGGCACTGGCCAggatgggcaggagcagaggggagcagctcctggaacaaCTGGCACTGGCCAGGATGGGCAGGaacacacagggagcagcccagggatgcacagagTCCTGTCCATGGATGCAACGCTCGCCCCGAGAGACCCCCGAGCTCCCGGCCAGTTTGGACACCCTGTTGCTGTCCCTGATGATAAacaagaagaagcaaaaagcagatggaaagaaggaaacttCAATGTCTACCTCAGCGATCTGATCCCTGTGGATCGAGCCCTCGCAGACACCAGGCCTGCCGG gtgctctgagcagcaggtgCACGCCGACCTGCCCAGCACCAGTGTCATCATGTGCTTTGTGGACGAGGTGTGGTCGGCGCTGCTGCGCTCCGTGCACAGCGTCCTCGGCCGCTCGCCCCCGCGCCTCCTGCACGAGATCATCCTGGTGGACGACTGCAGCACCAAGG agtacctgaaggagcagctggacgCGTACATGGCGCGCTTCCCCAAGGTGAAGGTGCTGCACCTCCAGGAGAGGCACGGCCTGATCCGGGCCAGGCTGGCGGGAGCCAAGGTGGCCACAG GCGCTGTGCTGACCTTCCTGGACTCACATGTGGAGTGCAACGTGGGCTGGCTGGAGCCGCTGCTGGAGCGCGTGCGCCTGCGCCGCACCAAGGTGGCCTGCCCCGTCATCGAGGTCATCAGCGACAAGGACATGAG TTACATGACCGTGGACAACTTCCAGCGTGGGATTTTTACTTGGCCAATGAATTTTGGATGGAGACAGATTCCACAAGAGGTCATTGAGAAAAATAAGATCAAGGAAACTGATATAATAAG GTGCCCCGTCATGGCAGGTGGCCTGTTCTCCATCGACAAGAAGTATTTCTCTGAATTGGGAATGTACGACCCAGGACTGGATGTctggggaggggaaaatatGGAGATTTCGTTCAAG GTCTGGATGTGCGGAGGAGAGATCGAGATAGTCCCGTGCTCCAGGGTCGGGCATATTTTCAGGAATGACAATCCCTATTCCTTCCCCAAAGACCGGGTGAGGACGGTGGAGAGGAACCTGGCCCGCGTGGCCGAGGTGTGGCTGGACGAGTACAAGGAGCTCTTCTACGGCCATGCCTACCACCTGCTGCACAGCGTGGATGTGGGCGACCTGAGCCCGCAGATCCGGCTGCGGGAGAGGCTCCGCTGCAAAACCTTCCGCTGGTACCTGCAGAACGTCTACCCGGACCTGGAGGCTCCCCTGGTCAAAGCCAGTGGGCTG CTCGTTAACGTGGCCCTGGCGGGGTGCATCGCTGTGGATGGCTCCACCCTGGCGTTTGAGGAGTGTGATGCTACCAACACG AACCAGATGTTCAACTACACCTGGCTGAGGCTGATCCAGCACGGAGAGCTCTGCCTGGCCCCAGCGGGCGTGCTGGGAGCCGTGGGCCTGcgccagtgccagggcaggagccgcagcctggcctggctccaCGGGTCACTGGCCACTGTCCAGCCCGGCCTG AGCGCCCACCTGGTCTCGCAGCACCAGCGCCTCCCGCAGCCGGCGTGCCTGGAGGTGGATCCCTCGTTCCGAGCCCTGCGGGTGAGGGGCTGTGACGCCAGGAACCCCCACCAGAAGTGGCAGTTCAGCAGGTACCACGCCGActga